A segment of the Patescibacteria group bacterium genome:
AGTTATAGCTATTGGCATCAAAAGCCGCCTGTGAGGCGAACTTTCTGGCCGTACCATCGGCAGCCAAGAGCATGACGTCCGGAGAACCGGCAGTCTTGATCAGCTGGCCAATCGGATACGCGCCGACAGCTAACGGAGTGCCAACCGTGTAGTTGACAAAGAAAGAATCGGGAACATCGATAACCATCTTGGCCCAATTGGCGCCCCAAAGACTGATGGCGTTAGCTTCGCTAACGATCGATCTTAAAACGCCGTTCGGTTCAACCGCGTAAACGGTATTGATGCTCGGAGATTTGATTAATTTAGTACCCGGTCTAACGACGACGTTCGCGGCTAAAGGATAACCTTCCATTTCAGAAGCAGGAATGGTTATCACGCCGGAGAAGTCCTTGTACCAGGAAAAATAAGTCGACTGATTCGGGAAAACATATCTCTTACCGTTGGCGCCAAGATAATACACGGAAGAAAGACCGTTAATCTTGATCAGATCGCCGGCCGAGGCAGCCGCGCTCGCTCCTTGCGGGGCGACAACAACTGACATCGACAAGACGGTCATAAACATGACGCTGCCGATAAGAATTTTTCTTAACATACTCATATTAAGTACTTTCGGAAGCCTTATCTGAATGTTTACACATTTACATGCGCAAACAATTCAAGTAAAGCAGAATTGCTTTTGAACTTTCAAGGATGACGGTTCCATTGCAAATCAATTGGAATCCCATACCCTACCCGACAGGAAAGACAATGTATTTGACTTTATGGAAACAGCCGCTAAGCCGCTTCCAGGCTTCTTCTAGAAAAGAAGCCGCTTGCAAGGCAGAGCAAAATTTAGCTGATTTGCTCCGGCCGAGGAACGCGATATTTCGCGTTCTTGTCTCCCCTACTTGTTCATAAGCAAAATTAAATAATTTTTGTAAGAAGGAATCCGTCTTATCCTCGTTTAGACCAGTCGTCGGAACGCGATATTCTGCGTTCCGATCCCTGACAAAAGATAAGATTCGACCTTTAGGGAATTCCCTAGTCTGTTTAGACCAGACCCATTAAGTCCGAACTTGTTCGGAATTAATGGCTCCGTCTAAATGCAATTTTCTATTTTATAAAGATGGAATATATCTTATCAATAAATTTCATCACCGGATTATTGCGCAGTTTATCCAGGGCGGCCGGATTGACGGAAACAACACTTTCTTTGAATAAGTCTGAAAGTTTTAAATCATTATTACTGCAGACGGCGATGAAATAAAGCGGTTTGCTCTGCCCGGAAAAATAAACCTCTCCCCTGCCTCCGGCCCTGATCAGGCTGGCAATTCCGTTCGTCTGTTCCAGGATATATATATTTTTAAAATACTTTTTTAATATTTCCTCGAATTCGCCGCGGGTGAATTCGCGAAGGTGGTAAGGATTTTTTTGGCCGAACACTTCGCGATTAGGCGTGGAAACCAAAAAAATTCCTTCCTCATCCAAAACTCGGGCGATCCCGGCCAAATATTTTTCCGCATTGGTTAAATGTTCGATAGTTTCGAAGGAAACAACCAGATTGAACGACTTGTCGGCCAGATCGGTCTCCCCTCCTTCCGAAGGAGATCCCCCCTCCTTTCCAAGGAGGGGTTTGGGGGTGGTTGCGAGGGGGTGGGTTTCCTCCGCGTCGCCGACCATAAAAACAATATTGCCGGCAGAATATTTTTCCCTGGCTGCCGCGATCGCTTCCGGACTTTTATCAACCGCCGTAACTTTTTGCGCTCCGGCTTCGGCTAAAATTTTCGAACCATAACCTGATCCGCAAGCAATATCCAGAATATTTTTACCGGCCGCGATTTGCGCCGCTAATTGATAACGAACCAGATGCTCGTCGTAAATAATATTCGAACGATTCTCTTTATTGATGATTAATCTTTCCTCAAAAACCATACTCACGTAACACATATCACGTAACACGTAACATGGCGAAAATAAAAATATTTTTAAAATAATCACCTTTTCTCTTGAATCAAATGTTGTTTTAAAAATTTAGCCAATAAGGATAATTGTTATGTGTTATGTGTTATGTGTTATGTGTTATGTGTTATGTGTTATGTGTTATGTGTTATGTGTTATGTGTTATGTGTTATGTGTTATTTTCCGCTCGAGCTGCCGACAGCTCCGGCCGAATTGCCGACGCTGGTGGAAGCTCCCGGTTCGCTAACGCCTTTAACTATTCCAAAATCGATTTTTTCAATAATTTTTCCCACTTGATCCAGCATATCCTTGGCTCCGGAAAAATCTTTCGTCTCAAAAGACTGAGTCGCCTTATCCAAGGTGGTATTAATATCAGCCGGGGTAGTCGTGGAAGAAGCCGCGGTGGAAGTTGCCAGACTGGAAACACTGTTCGAGGAAACGGTTTGCGGCACCAGTAAAGAAGAGGTAACTACTCCATCATAAGCGGTATTTTTTAAAACGGCATTGGGATCGTAAAGCTGCAATCCTTTGTTATCCTTGCCCGATTCCACGCCATAAACTTTGCCTTCAGCATCCTTTTGCATGCCGCCGATGCCAACCTTGGCATCATCGTTATTCCCGGCCAAATTGCCGTTAGCGTTATTGGCCGCCGCTCCGGAAGCGGGAAGGGCGGAATTTTTTTGCTGCATCTCGCTGATTTCCGAATATCTTTCTTTCACCGTATTAATTTCCTGTTTGAAATTTTGCGCCAGTTGCTCCGCTTTCTTTTGATTTCCCGCGGCATTAAAATTCGGATTGGATAATATTTCTGTGATCTCCCTGGCATGGATGTTCGCCAGCTTCATATCGAGTTTCGCTTTATCCTCCTGATCGAAAGTCATCAGCAACTGGATATTTTCTTTCCAAACTTTGACAATATATAAATTGTCTCCCGGCTTGGAATTTTGGGCCGCCAGCGCGCCCAGGCTGCCGCCGGTCAAAATTATCACTAAACCAATAACGGCCCAAGCGGTGGCCGGCAAAAAAGAAAAAATATTTTTCAAATCATAGGCCATCACTTCGAAAAGATTAACTTTAATTTCCTTGCCGACGGAATTGGAAATTTGCGCCAACAAAACATCCCGGGCCTCCTGTTTCCAGGAAGACTCGGGTCTTGTTTCTTTTAAAATGCTCAACTTTTTAATTAACTCATGATCGGTCATAAGAATGATGGGGACAAACTTTTTTGAAGTTTTAATTGGGCAAATTACGTTGTACTCTTTATACCTAATAATACGTAAAACCGGGTAAAACGTTACAGTTGACAAAACCGGAAAAACCAATCATTGTGATGATCATTTTTTCTCTTCCAGCAGATCTTTCAAAGCCTGCAGGGCGCGAAAAGTCTGCACGCGCACCGAACCGGTTGTCTTGCCGGTTACTTCGGCTATTTCGGCAAAGGATAACTCATCCACAAAGCGCATTAAGATCATTTCCCGATATTCCTCTTTAAGTTTAGCCAAGCCGGCTTTGACCAAGCCCATATCGGATAAAACTTCCGCCTGCTGCTCCAAATTTTGCTTTTCGTCAGAAAGCATTCCTATCACGCCGTTTTCAAAGACATCCAGCCTGGCCTCGGTTTCCCGCAATTGCCGATAATGATCAATGATCAAATTTCTGGCTGTTTTATAGATAAAAGCCCGTAAAGACTTGCTTTCATCCAACCCCTGGCTTTGGGCGTAATTCCAAACCTTAAGAAAAACCGCCGAGGTCAAATCCTTGGCTTCTTCGGCATTGCTAATTTTAAAATAAGCAAAACGATAAATATCGTCCGCGTACAAATCATAAGCCTCGATAAAAGCATTTTTATCTTTTTTCTTGACTCGAAAAAACAATTTTTTGTCCTGTCGGTTCTTATTCATTTGCGTCAGATTACCGCCAATCTCGCGGTTGACAAAAGTAAAAAAATTAATCTGCTAAACAAAAAATCAAGTGCTTACCGCACCTTTTAATTGTTGATAAATTTATTATGAGCATAACACAAAAAATGATTAAAAATCAATAGAGAAATCCGCTCCTGACCGATAAAAAAATATTGGCACGAATAAACTGTTAAATAAAAAATCAATTTCAACTGATTGA
Coding sequences within it:
- a CDS encoding class I SAM-dependent methyltransferase; amino-acid sequence: MCYVSMVFEERLIINKENRSNIIYDEHLVRYQLAAQIAAGKNILDIACGSGYGSKILAEAGAQKVTAVDKSPEAIAAAREKYSAGNIVFMVGDAEETHPLATTPKPLLGKEGGSPSEGGETDLADKSFNLVVSFETIEHLTNAEKYLAGIARVLDEEGIFLVSTPNREVFGQKNPYHLREFTRGEFEEILKKYFKNIYILEQTNGIASLIRAGGRGEVYFSGQSKPLYFIAVCSNNDLKLSDLFKESVVSVNPAALDKLRNNPVMKFIDKIYSIFIK
- a CDS encoding DUF5667 domain-containing protein, whose protein sequence is MTDHELIKKLSILKETRPESSWKQEARDVLLAQISNSVGKEIKVNLFEVMAYDLKNIFSFLPATAWAVIGLVIILTGGSLGALAAQNSKPGDNLYIVKVWKENIQLLMTFDQEDKAKLDMKLANIHAREITEILSNPNFNAAGNQKKAEQLAQNFKQEINTVKERYSEISEMQQKNSALPASGAAANNANGNLAGNNDDAKVGIGGMQKDAEGKVYGVESGKDNKGLQLYDPNAVLKNTAYDGVVTSSLLVPQTVSSNSVSSLATSTAASSTTTPADINTTLDKATQSFETKDFSGAKDMLDQVGKIIEKIDFGIVKGVSEPGASTSVGNSAGAVGSSSGK
- a CDS encoding RNA polymerase sigma factor produces the protein MNKNRQDKKLFFRVKKKDKNAFIEAYDLYADDIYRFAYFKISNAEEAKDLTSAVFLKVWNYAQSQGLDESKSLRAFIYKTARNLIIDHYRQLRETEARLDVFENGVIGMLSDEKQNLEQQAEVLSDMGLVKAGLAKLKEEYREMILMRFVDELSFAEIAEVTGKTTGSVRVQTFRALQALKDLLEEKK